cgatgcctaaaatacatggtatTACATTTGGAaatcaatttcgtattctacttccaaatacctttatttgagccccatattgcgatggtcagtaaaaaattgctgtttgtgctctattctcatatgtttgaatcccatattcccattggcctcaaaattggatatcaaattcgttttctaatctcaaataccaaacacttaagccccttattgaaaaagccagcaaatatgtccggtttggggtatgggcccaaaaactatgaataccgagctccactgtcttgaagagccaaattgtcttggtgagcaatacGACttctctagacagttggtccccaatgttgatttcagattcatggtctacttccaaatacccttcatttgagctccatttttccatagtcggctaacatgaccggcttgggggatgttttgggggatgggcggccactcagtgagttggccttgaaaatataaatcggatgcgtattctactcttaaatacctcttatttgagcctcatattgcaatggtcagttaatacttcctatttggatggtgttatgggggtgggatggccccatagacacttttcctttttattgatatcagattcgtgctttacttccaaagacctttcatttgagtcccatattgctatggtcgtcaaATTGTCTTCTTTGTGGTATGTCCTCGGgtatgggcggccccccaagcaCATGGtaccacatctggatatcagattcgtattctacactcaaataccttttatttaagccccttattgccatggtcagtaaataagtcctgtttggggaaggggttgacccccagaaatttttcccaaacttggatatcaaattcgtattttactcgcaaatacctttcatttgagtcccatattgccatggtcggtaaatatgtccgaattaggggtgttttgggggttggggtggtcgcccaaatacTTAGTCCGCCCGTATCcgccagatacgttttctaaactTAAttgcccttcatttgagtcccatatttcgtGATTAGATACATAATTGGTACGTTTGGGGCAGGAcgctccctaggtaccccatccgaaatttgaataccaaatttttgtttgtaggttactgtaagagagcgcaacaaatttcgcttaaatcgtaccaccaatctccgaaatatggcgtttctgaaaattagggtaagggggagggtccgctcacacttcagatatcaaaaaaacattgctaaaaaaaacttcttcaatcttatatttttttagctAAAGATCAAACCAGAAATTTTGATCGGTTTGGTTTTACTCGGtatatataaaagaaatttcGGCCCTTCTAGTTGTAAATATGGTTGTATAGATTTTTATACctatcaccgaaggatgggggtatattcattttgtcattccgtttgcaacacatcgaaatatccatttcctaccctattaagtattgtatatatattcttgatcagcgtcaaaatctaaggaaatttagacatgtccgtccgtctgtctgctgtctgttgaaatcactctacagtcattaaaaatagagatattgagctgaaactttgcacagatcctttttgtccatatgaaggttaagttcgaagatgggctatatcggactatatcttgatatggcccccatatatactgatccgccgatttagggtcttaggcccataaaagcaacatttattatccttcgatatcattcaccaatttggcccagatcggttcagatttggatatagctgccatatagacccatcctccgatttagggtcttgggccataaaagccacacttattatccgattttgctgaaattttggcacagtgagttgtgttatgtccttcaacatttttctttaatttggcctagatcgcttcagatttggatatggctgccatatataccgatctctcgagttaaggttttgggcccataaaaggcacattcattgtccgattatgctaaaattttagagagtgagttgtgttaagcccctagacatccttcgtcaatttggcctagatcgcttcagatttggatataagtgcattatagactgatctctcgattgaaggttttgggcccagcgaagtttaggacagtgcgttgtatTAGGAAgttggacatccttcttcaatttggctcagatcggttcagatttgaatagagctgaaatatagaccgatctctcgatttaagattttgggcccataataaacgttattattgtccgatgtagccaaaAGTTTATGAtaatgagttaaattaagccccccgacatactttcgcaatatggcacagatcggtcgagatttcgatatagctgccatatagagcgatctttcgatttaaggttttgagcccataaaaggcgcatttattgtccgatttcgccgaaatttagaatagtgagttgtattaggcccctagatatccttcttcaatttggtccagatcggtttagatttgaatatagctgtcatatagaccgatctcttgatttaaggctttgggcccataaaaagcgtaatttttgtcctatgtcgccgaaatttgggacagtgagttaagtttagcccctcgatacacttctgtaatttggctcagttcgATAAGGAttagcatatagctgccatatagaccgatctctcgatttaaggttttggggctataaaaggcgcgtttactgtccgatttcgccgaaatttgagacagagagtaaagttaagcccctcgaagtatttatgcaatttggcttagatctatcaagatttgcatttagctgccatatagaccgatatctggatttaaagtcttggccacataaaaggcgcatttataatccgatttcacagaaatttgacacagtgacttatgttaggcttttcggcatccgtgtcgtatttggttcagatcggtttatttttagatatagctactgaaaagatcaaaattttgttatacacaattgaacgatgatttgtacttattatcatttggtccaaatcgaaacatttttcgatatagctgctatggggcataaggtatgcatttttcaccggagtttgacgaaaggtggtttacatatatagccgaggtggtgggtatccaaaattcggcccggccgaacttaacgcctttttacttgttcaatcttaatttttttttagctaaaGATCAAACTCGTGGTTTTGATCGATTTGGTTACTAGATACATATATAAGAAATTTCGGCCTCTCTAGTGTTAAAGATGGTTGTATAgctttttagttttgtttgtgATTTTTCTTTGTTACTACTTTCTTAATAcatactcaaaaataaaaaaaaaaaaatctgatgaCCTTGAGCTTGAttctacaaaatctaattattttattttattctatgaaattcacctgttattTCAAAACATACTTTATTAGGCTTCCTGACATTACGTTTATCAATAGCTACGATTGTAGTGACGCCTTTATAGCGGCCacccacatttgttggaaactCTAAAACAGTATCAACAGTGAATTCATCATAGCGAAAAGTAtgctgcaaaaaaaaagatcGTCTCAGTTCAATATGTTATCTTATTCGAAAACTCACTCCATAAATATTCACACATTTCCTATCACTCTCACGGATATTCTTAGTCCATATTTTATACCATAATGAAGTCTTGTCAAATAGTGATTTACACCAGTCCCGGTCGTAAAGAGTGAATGGACTAACCTGCCATGTTCCGCgtttaaatatataaatttcaacAGTTATCTGCTTGAGTATTAAGAAACAGAGTAAGGATGTTTTTTCAACAAATATTTGCATATCTTCCTCACCTCAATGCGATCGGTAGGCTCCACTTCCTTCCATACGCAGGTACTATTGCCTCTGGCAGTTATCGAGCCTTTGTCGAGCACAAGCGTCATTTGATCAACACTAAAAAAATCATGAATGCCATTATTTCCCGGTATATTAGGacatttctcaaaaatttcctCGTTATAATATTCAAATATGTATTGGCCTGATTCTACGATAATTAACTGCCAGAGAAGAAGGATTGCCAAAATGTCCATGTTTTATGAACGGAACTGGATTTAAAGGCAAATATAAACTACGTCGGAGTTGGAAAaaggtttttctttttatatatgCAACTATGGACGGATATCAAATGAGCATGTTACCGATTGCAAGATTGTTTCTCAATAACGCCCAAATGTTGTTCGCTTTAAGTGTTTGGGAAATCGATTAAGCGAATCGTGATGGGGTTGATGGTTATGGAAGCCGTCATTATAGTTCCATACTAAATAACCTTAATATAATCTATTGCATGATTCACTGTGATACGGCCCAGTATAATACTGGCTTAACGTTTGATGATATTACTCTTGCATTTCAATACCAAACAGCAAGGGGATTGCTTggatcaaaaatttaattataaccAATAATTATACCGACCCCATGCGAGCGGATGGGGAATGTTTTGAATGCTAACATAAGCAGCGATTTGAACTGGGCGATCCGATTGAGCTCGTACAACACTGGGGCGTATCATAGTGAATCATGCAAACGATTGTATATGGAATTACAGAATATTGATATGGCATGCAAGTTTAATTATTCATCGAAACACATCTCGAAAACTAAAAGCGAACAACACATGGGAGTGCTACTGAAAAATCTTCTGATCGTTTTTATCAACTAATATCTTTTGAGGATTAATGTTTAAAGGTGAAATTTGTCTTAGGGCAGCACTTGGTTTGGTCAAGATGGAAGATATAttggaagatatatatataacttcccggccgacacgggattactatgagcactacacaggccgaaactttgagctccgacttgtgtgctGCCCATCGTTACAACatgaagcttagctgaaagctaccgcaggttgcggatggtggaaatctccgtttttatgcggagtagctgcaattgcagtctgcgattttcgagaggagattctcagtgaggagtcaggtgacgCTGGCTCTTtattaaatattgagtgccaatgatactcgagatgacaaggtgagttattgatgccttcaaataaccaatggccaacatcagcgtctgcttCCTGGTTaggaaaaaggaccatgatttgcggatatgcacctggaatgtccgcactctttatagaggaAGGTGCAGTATGCGCGCTGGCGATTGTACTAGAGAAGTACAAGGAAgttattaccgccttacaggaagtgtgatggactgggaatggcgtcactacaacaccaaacggtgacgaactataccatagctggcataacacgaggcatgaatttggttgtggatttgtggtcagTCGGAGAGTGGAACACCTTGTCTCCGGCTTTACTCTCGTGGAGGAGAGACTAGCCATaattcgcataaaagccaaattcttcaacatcagtcttattcgTGCCCATACACTGATGGAAGACAAgggcgagcagaccaaggatattttctacgaccgcctagagaaaaaatattttaatgcgaagacagggaaggaacaggggcaaacctccactaaggagcaggaggtttgcccctgttccttagtggaatgttcatgggcaaagtttgcattttgacagggaaggaagacatctttggttcaacagtcggaaagtttagcctcctcGAGAGAACGTCCAGTTATTGATTGAGACTGATAGACTTCGCCGCGGAAAAAATCATGGTAGTTAGtatcaccagatttcaacataaaaatattaacaaagccacatggctgtcacccgatcaaaacacgaggaaccaaattgatcacattatCATAAATGGAAGCCATTCATTAgatgtgttagatgtacgatcgatcagtGGAGCGAATGTAGatccggttcataaccttgttgcagcaaagattaGCAGTCGTCTTAatgtggcgagaaaagtacgatctgacactgcacggaagctcgacattgaaaagctgcaaacacaacagatggcagcggcatactccacttgactgacccaactgcttgatgaaagcactccttgttccgatgatataatggcgcagtgacaaactattgcccactccatggaaaatgccgcaaaatccgtacttggctACCGGGAGCCTCCCCcaggaaacccatggtacgaccaagtgtcgagatgctactgaagcctagaaTGCGGCTTATAGAGTAACGCGGAAAAAggggagaggagaaacgtctattcgtgagtgtgagcgaattgagatgtacaggagtcagaatgaagtccgggaattttatcaaagaattaaacaccacaccgatggctttggtgcaggcatatcCTCCAGCAAagataaagaaggaaatctggtaactgacaaagATAGCATgttaaggatatggaaagaacattttacccaactgctagtgtccaacgttagcggcgaagaggataccgcagaactaatcaatgatgatgctatagaatgtttacctcctagtcagtaTGAGGTTTAAGTAGCAATGACCCGACTGaataacaacaaggcagcaggagccgacgggttacccgctgaactatttaagaccggattcgacacgctgataaggcgtatgcatcagcttgtctgcgcaatctggctagaagaacgcatacccgatgattggaaactcatcatactatgtcccgtacacaagaaaggaaccAAGACGGAAtgcgccaactacagaggaataagtctcctccccatcgcatacaagatactctcgagcgtactgtgtgaaagattaaaaccaaaagtcaatgagataattgggacctatcaatgcggctttagacctggtaaatccaccctagaccagatattcacactgcgccaaatcctgcaaAGGACTCGAGAAGGATCAACACCTATCATTTCTTTGTTCACTATAAATCCGCTTTCGATaaccctttacgttcaaaggtatttcaagccatatctgagtttggtatccctgcaaaattaataataagAGAAATAATCTctctgaaccatttaataccaaacgaagtttcagacaaggagacagcatatcgtgtgatatctttaatatcctgctgaagaCGATAatatgagatgcagatgtgaataaatatggcacactaatcacaagagaacacatgctagtcgcctatgccgacgacatcgacatcataggtcggtcaccggaagtagtaaccgCAGTCTTAGaaatcaaaagagagtcagtcaaaattagtctggcagtaaatggagatacgacgaaatggatgatttcaactcccaaaacgccttgtacaactgatcagataaaaaaatggagaaagttggaaaccacaactttgagacagtcagcaacttcatctacctcggcaccgccgtaaccgaaaagagtattgagataaagcaaagaataatactggcaaacagctgctactttggattaattAGCAGTTTAGAAGCAAGGccaactctcgacagacgaaaattgcactataatggagaatataggcgtcatatgaaccacgaacagtatgacgacgatagcatagttacacgcatcaaaatacaacggctgcgttggctaggtcatgttgtcagaatggatgaagaagctccagcaaaaagttttttgaatgcaaacacgcaaaccgggaagaccaaaagaccgatggaaaaatcaagtggtgggagacacctctaaacttggtgtcagagattttagaatgagcgcaaaagatcgaggcgcttggaaagctatttTACGTGCGGTTAGaggaacaaatgttttgtcatagccagttaaagtaaagtaaggaaGAAACCATTGATGCCAATATATCATGGATgaaaaaaaatccttgaaatTCCTAATCCATACTTAAAAGACTGAGGGACTGCAATCCCAACTATTCAAGCAGCCAgtgaaaaattgttaaagtggATGCGAATAATGGGAACATGCAGTAATCGTGCTAAACTTCTACTGCATTGAAGACCTTAACAAGTCTCAGGGAGTTGTGTCCtcaatatgagacttaaggtttATAGAAAAGATGGGGTTAGAAGCTCACAAGACGGCTCGGGAATTGTTGTTGAAGATTTATCTGAGGAGCTATCGCTCATATGGCTTTAGCCTGGCGAAATGCTTGCCATGGGAAATATCCCTAAAATCcccataaaaattaaagaataagggatgcttctctcatatcagtgaGAGCAGTTCCATTTCAAGCTCGATAAAAAGGGACctgcttttttatgccgagtccgaacgtcgtgccgcatagcgacaccatttggtagagaagtttaaacatagcaggatacctcataaatgtagcCAGAATTAGTAAGGGCAtacaccaccgctgaaaatttttctgatgttcacgccatgGTTTTGAGCTCGGGCGTTCGGCTTCATAGGTggtcttaattgttttccataccatgccCCTATGTTAGGTCATGCTTG
The genomic region above belongs to Stomoxys calcitrans chromosome 5, idStoCalc2.1, whole genome shotgun sequence and contains:
- the LOC106088004 gene encoding uncharacterized protein LOC106088004 — its product is MTLVLDKGSITARGNSTCVWKEVEPTDRIEITVEIYIFKRGTWQVSPFTLYDRDWCKSLFDKTSLWYKIWTKNIRESDRKCVNIYGHTFRYDEFTVDTVLEFPTNVGGRYKGVTTIVAIDKRNVRKPNKVCFEITGEFHRIK